From the Acidovorax carolinensis genome, one window contains:
- the recR gene encoding recombination mediator RecR encodes MSSTNSLEVLIQALRRLPGVGVKSAQRMAFHLLQHDRPGALALSRALEEAVGSVHHCTLCHTFTEAEVCSTCLDPERDATRLCVVETPADQSALERTGAFKGLYFVLMGRLSPLDGIGPKEIGLQKLMERATNGVVQEVILATNFNAEGEATAHVISEALKSRGLHVTRLARGVPVGSELEYVDLGTIAHALVDRR; translated from the coding sequence ATGTCCTCCACCAACTCCCTTGAAGTCTTGATCCAGGCCCTGCGCCGGCTGCCGGGGGTGGGGGTGAAGTCGGCGCAGCGCATGGCGTTTCATTTGCTGCAGCATGACCGACCGGGCGCGCTGGCGCTTTCGCGGGCGCTGGAGGAGGCCGTGGGGTCGGTGCACCATTGCACGCTGTGCCACACCTTCACCGAGGCCGAAGTCTGCAGCACCTGCCTGGACCCGGAGCGCGATGCCACGCGGTTGTGCGTGGTGGAGACGCCCGCAGACCAGTCGGCGCTGGAACGCACGGGCGCTTTCAAGGGCTTGTACTTTGTGCTGATGGGGCGGCTCAGCCCGCTCGACGGCATCGGCCCCAAGGAAATCGGCCTGCAAAAGCTCATGGAGCGTGCCACCAACGGCGTGGTGCAGGAGGTGATCCTGGCGACCAATTTCAATGCCGAGGGTGAGGCCACGGCCCATGTGATCAGCGAGGCGCTCAAGAGCCGGGGCCTGCATGTGACGCGGCTGGCGCGGGGCGTGCCCGTGGGCAGCGAGCTCGAATATGTGGACCTGGGCACCATCGCGCATGCGCTGGTAGACCGCAGGTAG
- a CDS encoding YbaB/EbfC family nucleoid-associated protein — MFNKGQLAGLMKQAQAMQDNLKKAQDELAFIEVEGESGAGLVKVLMTCKHDVKRITIDPSLLAEDKDMLEDLVAAAFNAAVRKAEETSQEKMGKLTQGMPGLPGGMKFPF; from the coding sequence ATGTTCAACAAGGGACAACTCGCCGGCCTCATGAAGCAAGCCCAGGCCATGCAGGACAACCTGAAAAAGGCCCAGGACGAACTGGCTTTCATCGAGGTGGAAGGTGAATCGGGCGCTGGCCTGGTCAAGGTGCTGATGACCTGCAAGCACGATGTCAAGCGCATCACCATCGACCCGAGCCTGCTGGCCGAAGACAAGGACATGCTGGAAGACCTGGTGGCGGCGGCGTTCAATGCCGCGGTGCGCAAGGCGGAAGAGACTTCGCAGGAGAAGATGGGCAAGCTGACGCAGGGGATGCCAGGCCTCCCCGGCGGCATGAAATTCCCGTTCTGA